The following coding sequences are from one Candidatus Hydrogenedentota bacterium window:
- a CDS encoding prolyl oligopeptidase family serine peptidase, giving the protein MKFCALFTLVGIALFALLPIQAEDIPYVQHENIVYAEVHGTGLLADVFTPTNTSADLPGHGLGIVDVASGAFYSDRGKINDHKKAKMYDIYCAQGYTVFAIRPGSITKYTGMEMNENVKTGIRWVKSQAEKYGVDPERLGLTGASAGGYLATFAAVTAEGATGEGELGKYGTEVAAAAVFFPPTDFTLVDWSQGPLRRLERFFFEDGFDGKTPEEIAARSKELSPAQQVDETAPPMLFIHGDADEVVKLEQSEIMVKALKDKGHSAELIVKAGGGHPWPTIPEEVAVMCEWFNTQLNKG; this is encoded by the coding sequence ATGAAATTCTGCGCCCTTTTCACCCTTGTTGGTATTGCCCTTTTTGCGCTTCTGCCGATTCAGGCGGAAGATATCCCCTATGTGCAGCACGAGAACATCGTGTATGCCGAAGTGCACGGCACCGGGTTGCTGGCGGATGTGTTTACGCCCACGAATACCTCGGCCGATCTGCCGGGCCACGGCCTGGGCATTGTGGACGTGGCCAGTGGGGCCTTCTACTCGGATCGGGGCAAGATCAACGACCACAAGAAGGCGAAGATGTACGACATCTATTGCGCCCAGGGCTACACGGTGTTCGCCATCCGGCCGGGCTCCATCACAAAGTATACCGGCATGGAGATGAACGAGAACGTGAAGACCGGAATCCGCTGGGTGAAGAGTCAGGCGGAGAAGTATGGCGTCGATCCCGAGCGCCTCGGTCTGACAGGGGCCTCCGCGGGTGGTTACCTGGCCACCTTTGCCGCCGTGACCGCCGAAGGCGCCACCGGCGAGGGCGAGCTGGGCAAGTACGGCACAGAAGTCGCCGCCGCCGCCGTCTTTTTCCCGCCCACCGACTTCACGCTGGTCGATTGGTCCCAGGGGCCCCTGCGCCGACTGGAGCGCTTCTTCTTCGAGGACGGTTTCGACGGGAAGACGCCGGAGGAAATTGCAGCCCGCTCGAAAGAGCTTTCACCAGCGCAACAGGTGGATGAGACCGCGCCGCCCATGTTGTTTATCCACGGCGACGCCGACGAAGTAGTGAAACTGGAGCAGTCCGAGATCATGGTAAAGGCGTTGAAGGACAAAGGCCACAGCGCGGAGCTGATTGTGAAAGCCGGTGGCGGCCACCCCTGGCCCACCATCCCCGAAGAAGTCGCCGTCATGTGCGAATGGTTCAACACGCAATTGAATAAGGGCTGA
- the rpmG gene encoding 50S ribosomal protein L33: protein MAKKIGRELVILQSTESAFRYTTTKNTRTKTQRLQLKKYDPVVRKHVLFKEHR from the coding sequence ATGGCAAAAAAGATCGGGCGTGAACTGGTGATTCTTCAAAGTACCGAGAGCGCTTTCCGCTACACCACCACGAAAAACACGCGAACGAAGACGCAGCGGCTCCAACTGAAAAAGTACGACCCGGTGGTGCGGAAGCATGTTCTCTTCAAGGAGCACCGGTGA
- a CDS encoding transglutaminase domain-containing protein codes for MPAVAIRALIPALALSLFSSFALAEEVKTSTELTALTLYDSGQAYDVMRAPDGVVLNDLTLIENDGPGAGLSEKGVHFEPLHAGVQIRKVLRLDDTRARSAHVVVYMEPQAPQNTPPWYLVVNGHRVEGVPQSWHERVWWWVPVPVEFLVQGDNEIRVACDAPEGQGYKVLFARSDEYERGGGAFSLKGHTGLLTSGFVERPDSGVLEGLTPIEVGESSDRSLDGGQSWVPGLLGPQADTPGEYVIRLNLNQTQPTGSLVSPPIDLWTEEHGIASRSTATQLHLSGSGDTPEGTSIAWAVRFADTPDPTDASWGDFQTVAEGANADAGLADTAQRFMQVRVTLNSTSPLATPIFHGLRIERVLQQSPPLKKTFYARNVVNPNLLYPSHTMHFENTGALQFAELRNNLPESLLIRKTQGQFAEINQIRHYVSQLWYHGSPHPEYPEWNAVDILKRKLQYGHGGMCIQFTIVFIQSLQALGYQARHVNVFNHETAEVYIDELEKWVVVDPESVFDSYEFNTDTGEPISVKEQHEYFLKRYGFTAENPIPWASPEPWNNWSNSGRTETPQPLEISTFTDWINNPDPARKPPQHNLAGFFRLIPRNDFLTRPTPRPVSQGSTHWPWSGYLCWYDAATPRKLQYALHSDREADFYPTINRVHFTATHGATPGTVDIRMTSQTPNFETYEINLNGAGWSPSPADFTWTLQPAGLNRLQMRTKNAFGMEGAPSQIEVFYHYREPYKPKEVK; via the coding sequence ATGCCCGCAGTTGCCATTCGAGCCTTGATTCCCGCCCTCGCGCTGTCCCTTTTCTCCTCCTTTGCGCTCGCGGAAGAGGTTAAGACCAGCACGGAACTCACCGCGCTCACGCTCTACGATTCCGGCCAGGCCTATGATGTCATGCGGGCGCCCGACGGCGTGGTGCTCAACGACCTAACCCTGATCGAGAACGACGGACCCGGCGCGGGACTCAGCGAGAAGGGTGTCCATTTCGAGCCGCTGCACGCCGGCGTCCAGATCCGTAAAGTCCTGCGCCTAGACGACACCCGCGCCCGCTCGGCCCACGTGGTCGTGTATATGGAACCGCAAGCACCCCAGAACACGCCCCCCTGGTATCTCGTCGTGAATGGTCACCGCGTCGAAGGCGTCCCACAATCGTGGCACGAGCGCGTCTGGTGGTGGGTGCCGGTTCCGGTGGAGTTTCTGGTGCAGGGGGACAACGAGATCCGCGTCGCCTGCGACGCACCGGAGGGCCAGGGCTACAAGGTGCTTTTCGCCCGCTCGGACGAGTACGAACGGGGTGGCGGGGCCTTCAGCCTGAAAGGGCATACGGGCCTGCTCACCTCGGGCTTCGTGGAAAGGCCCGACAGCGGCGTCCTGGAAGGACTCACGCCCATCGAAGTGGGCGAGAGCTCGGACCGCTCCCTCGACGGCGGTCAGTCCTGGGTCCCCGGACTGCTCGGGCCCCAGGCGGACACCCCCGGCGAATATGTCATCCGCCTCAACCTGAACCAGACCCAGCCCACGGGCTCCCTCGTATCACCGCCCATCGACCTCTGGACCGAGGAGCACGGCATCGCCAGCCGGAGCACCGCAACGCAACTCCACCTTTCCGGCAGCGGCGATACGCCCGAGGGCACCAGCATCGCCTGGGCGGTGCGCTTTGCGGACACCCCTGATCCGACGGACGCCTCCTGGGGCGACTTTCAGACGGTGGCCGAAGGGGCCAACGCGGACGCCGGGCTCGCGGACACGGCCCAGCGCTTCATGCAGGTGCGAGTGACGCTCAACAGCACGTCGCCCCTGGCCACGCCGATCTTTCATGGCCTGCGCATTGAGCGCGTGTTGCAGCAGTCGCCACCGCTGAAAAAAACCTTTTACGCCCGCAACGTGGTGAACCCCAATCTGCTTTATCCTTCCCACACGATGCACTTTGAGAATACGGGAGCACTGCAGTTTGCAGAGCTGCGCAACAACCTCCCCGAGTCGCTCTTGATCCGCAAGACCCAGGGCCAGTTCGCGGAGATCAACCAGATCCGGCACTACGTCTCCCAATTGTGGTACCACGGCAGCCCCCACCCCGAGTATCCCGAGTGGAACGCCGTCGACATCCTGAAGCGCAAACTCCAGTATGGTCATGGTGGCATGTGCATCCAGTTCACCATCGTCTTCATCCAGTCCCTTCAGGCCCTGGGCTATCAGGCCCGCCACGTGAATGTTTTCAACCACGAAACCGCCGAAGTCTACATCGACGAACTGGAAAAGTGGGTCGTCGTCGATCCCGAAAGCGTCTTCGACTCCTACGAGTTCAACACGGACACCGGCGAACCCATCAGCGTCAAGGAACAGCACGAGTACTTCCTCAAACGCTATGGCTTTACGGCGGAAAACCCCATCCCCTGGGCCAGCCCGGAGCCCTGGAACAACTGGAGCAACAGCGGCCGTACCGAGACACCCCAGCCCCTCGAGATCTCCACCTTCACGGACTGGATCAACAACCCGGACCCGGCGCGGAAACCCCCGCAGCACAACCTGGCCGGTTTCTTCCGCCTCATTCCCCGCAACGATTTCCTGACGCGACCGACGCCGCGACCCGTGTCACAGGGCTCCACCCACTGGCCCTGGAGCGGCTACCTCTGCTGGTACGACGCCGCCACCCCGCGCAAACTGCAATACGCCCTGCATAGCGACCGCGAAGCCGATTTCTATCCCACCATCAACCGCGTCCACTTCACCGCGACCCACGGCGCCACCCCCGGCACGGTGGATATCCGCATGACCAGCCAGACGCCCAACTTCGAGACCTACGAGATCAACCTCAACGGCGCCGGCTGGAGCCCGAGCCCGGCCGACTTCACCTGGACCCTCCAGCCCGCAGGTCTGAACCGCCTCCAAATGCGCACGAAAAACGCCTTCGGCATGGAAGGGGCCCCCAGCCAGATCGAAGTCTTCTATCACTACCGCGAGCCGTATAAGCCAAAGGAAGTGAAATGA
- a CDS encoding nucleotidyl transferase AbiEii/AbiGii toxin family protein → MNKLLEAAGEVCAFMAERNWKFCIIGGLAVQQWGEPRTTLDADFTLLTGWGGEEYYVKEILGHFASRIPGNFDYFVAQRILLVRASNGIDIDIALGALPFEEAMIERAVTKEFSPNLSLPCCTAEDLVVMKAFAGRSRDWMDVEGVIKRQASLDVDYVLDHISDFNELSNEPDLFGRVKRLLGGAG, encoded by the coding sequence ATGAACAAGCTGCTGGAAGCGGCGGGCGAAGTCTGCGCGTTCATGGCGGAACGCAACTGGAAGTTCTGCATCATCGGTGGACTTGCCGTACAACAGTGGGGCGAACCGCGGACCACACTGGACGCGGATTTTACACTGCTGACTGGCTGGGGCGGCGAGGAGTACTATGTCAAAGAAATCCTCGGGCACTTTGCGTCTAGAATTCCAGGCAATTTTGACTACTTCGTAGCGCAGCGCATTTTGCTCGTTCGCGCTTCTAACGGCATCGATATTGATATCGCCCTCGGCGCGTTGCCCTTCGAAGAAGCCATGATAGAACGGGCCGTAACGAAAGAATTTTCGCCCAATTTATCATTGCCCTGCTGCACTGCGGAAGATCTGGTCGTCATGAAAGCTTTCGCCGGGCGCTCGCGCGACTGGATGGATGTGGAGGGCGTGATTAAACGGCAGGCTAGCCTTGATGTAGACTACGTTCTTGACCATATCTCCGATTTTAACGAATTGAGCAATGAGCCCGATTTGTTTGGACGGGTGAAACGTCTATTGGGAGGCGCAGGGTGA
- a CDS encoding GTP-binding protein, which produces MKKLPVTVLSGFLGAGKTTLLNHVLNNRQGMRVAVIVNDMSEINIDAALVRGGEAALHREEERLVEMSNGCICCTLREDLLVAVAKLAREQRFDYLLIESTGIAEPLPVAETFSFEDDEGVSLSDHATLDTLVTVVDAANFMADYESWDELPDRDMGLDESDDRSIVDLLTDQVEFANVIILNKCDLVEADRLNRLEAFLRHLNPSARLLRAVKGAVPAGDILNTGLFRVDEASQHQDWLAVPRGSESPETEEYGIRSMVFKADRPFHPVRLWFLLNDSETFFGPILRSKGFAWLATRPDQVYEWSQAGVAVHLTPAGYWWDALPLPEWEVAEEDLEDARTSLREAFGERGQTLVLIGQGLNEARARRQLSECLLTDVEWAAGPESWALLPDPIPNETEEEAALQHDAAARNN; this is translated from the coding sequence ATGAAAAAGCTCCCGGTAACGGTACTCTCGGGATTCCTCGGCGCGGGAAAGACCACGCTGCTGAACCATGTCCTCAACAACCGACAGGGAATGCGGGTCGCCGTCATCGTCAACGACATGAGCGAGATCAATATCGATGCCGCCCTGGTGCGCGGTGGCGAAGCGGCGCTCCACCGTGAAGAAGAGCGTCTCGTGGAGATGTCCAACGGCTGCATCTGCTGTACCCTGCGCGAAGACCTGCTGGTGGCGGTGGCGAAGCTGGCCCGGGAGCAGCGCTTCGACTATCTCCTGATCGAGTCCACCGGCATCGCCGAACCCCTGCCCGTCGCCGAGACTTTTTCATTCGAAGACGACGAGGGCGTTTCTCTTTCCGACCATGCCACGCTCGACACCCTGGTCACCGTGGTTGATGCGGCAAACTTCATGGCGGACTACGAATCCTGGGACGAACTTCCGGATCGGGACATGGGCCTAGATGAATCGGACGACCGCAGCATCGTCGACCTCCTGACCGACCAGGTCGAATTCGCCAACGTGATCATTCTGAACAAGTGCGATCTCGTTGAGGCCGACCGGCTGAATCGGCTTGAGGCCTTTCTACGCCATCTGAATCCCTCGGCGCGACTGTTGCGCGCCGTGAAGGGTGCGGTGCCCGCCGGGGATATCCTCAACACGGGCCTCTTCCGCGTCGACGAAGCCTCCCAGCACCAGGACTGGCTGGCGGTGCCCCGGGGCTCCGAGTCCCCGGAAACGGAGGAGTACGGCATACGCTCCATGGTTTTCAAGGCGGATCGTCCCTTTCACCCGGTGCGGTTGTGGTTTCTCCTGAATGACAGCGAGACCTTTTTCGGGCCGATTCTGCGCTCCAAGGGCTTCGCCTGGCTGGCCACACGGCCGGACCAGGTGTATGAGTGGTCTCAGGCGGGTGTCGCAGTGCACCTGACCCCGGCGGGCTACTGGTGGGATGCCCTCCCCCTGCCCGAGTGGGAAGTGGCCGAGGAAGATCTGGAGGATGCCCGGACCTCGCTTCGGGAAGCCTTCGGCGAGCGGGGCCAAACGCTCGTACTTATCGGCCAAGGCTTGAACGAAGCACGGGCAAGGCGCCAGCTATCCGAGTGTCTGCTCACCGATGTTGAATGGGCGGCCGGCCCGGAATCCTGGGCCTTACTGCCCGATCCCATCCCCAACGAGACCGAAGAGGAAGCGGCGCTTCAACACGACGCCGCGGCGCGAAACAACTGA
- a CDS encoding pectate lyase translates to MSYAAVVCCIVPAQDAVPSRETAISVMREATDFMFDTLSNRGGFVWFYTMDLEPWGELKARPSMIWVEPPGTPSVGLVLLEAYGATKDEYYLHRAAQVADALAQGQHPSGGWNYFIDFDPEGLPAYYESFFSKCWGWQEYLKPRSNATFDDYSTTEATRFFLRLYDVTKEARYRAVLTKALDHILRAQYPDGAWPQRFPNAEADHDYSAARTFNDDVTYDCIKILLEAHARLGEERYHTAATEGMQFYLRAQLPVPQAGWAQQYGADLKPVWGRPFEIGTVCSTQTLENIAHLFEFFTITGDMKYLAAVPAALDWLEASRIPGASGFTHTGFYEMGTNRPIYIKQTGTTIDDVRYTETYEKEGCYPYAHEVTVDVEGLRREYGRLAALSPAAARSEYAAGEAKKSLPEDIKGGHLAVALNKVPQTPEGIASIVNGLDERGGWRDDVVQLDPFSPFTAPPMKAEAYIVGGYIARMYRLVNFLNAGTDAITPPCPPASGGDLIN, encoded by the coding sequence TTGTCGTATGCCGCGGTCGTCTGTTGCATTGTCCCCGCGCAGGACGCCGTGCCTTCGCGCGAAACCGCGATCTCCGTCATGCGCGAGGCCACAGACTTCATGTTCGACACGCTGTCCAATCGCGGTGGCTTTGTCTGGTTCTACACCATGGACCTGGAGCCCTGGGGCGAGCTCAAGGCGCGGCCGAGCATGATCTGGGTGGAGCCTCCGGGCACACCTTCGGTGGGGCTGGTCCTGCTGGAGGCCTATGGGGCCACGAAGGACGAGTACTACCTTCACCGTGCGGCACAGGTGGCGGACGCCCTCGCGCAGGGTCAGCATCCTTCGGGTGGTTGGAACTATTTCATCGACTTCGATCCCGAGGGATTGCCCGCCTACTACGAAAGCTTCTTCTCGAAGTGCTGGGGCTGGCAGGAGTATCTGAAGCCGCGCAGCAACGCGACTTTCGACGATTACAGCACAACAGAGGCTACTCGCTTTTTTCTGCGCCTGTATGACGTGACGAAGGAGGCGCGTTACCGCGCGGTGCTGACCAAGGCGCTGGACCATATCCTGCGCGCCCAGTATCCCGATGGCGCGTGGCCCCAGCGATTCCCGAACGCCGAAGCGGACCACGACTACAGCGCCGCCCGCACCTTCAACGACGATGTGACCTACGACTGCATCAAGATCCTGCTTGAGGCCCATGCGCGGCTTGGGGAGGAGCGCTACCACACGGCGGCGACAGAAGGTATGCAGTTCTACCTGCGCGCCCAGTTGCCCGTGCCCCAGGCGGGCTGGGCCCAGCAGTACGGCGCGGATCTCAAGCCCGTATGGGGTCGGCCCTTCGAAATTGGCACCGTTTGCTCCACGCAAACACTGGAGAACATCGCCCATCTCTTCGAGTTTTTCACGATCACCGGCGACATGAAGTACCTCGCTGCGGTGCCTGCGGCGCTGGACTGGCTGGAAGCTTCGCGGATACCGGGCGCCAGCGGGTTCACGCACACGGGTTTCTACGAGATGGGCACGAACCGTCCGATCTATATCAAACAGACCGGCACCACGATCGACGATGTGCGCTATACGGAGACTTATGAAAAAGAAGGCTGTTATCCCTATGCCCACGAGGTGACCGTCGATGTGGAGGGACTGCGCCGGGAATACGGGCGACTGGCCGCGCTGAGCCCGGCAGCGGCCCGGTCGGAGTACGCGGCGGGGGAAGCGAAGAAGTCCCTGCCCGAGGATATCAAAGGCGGACATCTCGCCGTGGCGCTGAATAAGGTGCCCCAGACTCCCGAGGGCATCGCATCGATTGTGAATGGCCTCGATGAGCGCGGTGGCTGGCGCGACGACGTGGTGCAGCTCGATCCCTTCTCGCCTTTTACCGCGCCGCCGATGAAGGCGGAAGCGTATATTGTGGGCGGGTATATCGCGCGGATGTACAGATTGGTGAATTTTTTGAACGCAGGGACTGACGCGATTACCCCCCCCTGCCCCCCCGCAAGCGGGGGGGACCTGATCAATTGA
- a CDS encoding ABC transporter substrate-binding protein, with the protein MFKPLLRTVCPCVCLVPLLAAILSACGGASGGKGIVSLAPNLTETIFALGEGDRLVGVSDFDDYPVAVKNLPRVGGYIDPDLEQLSLLSPALIIVPGQHEQVTSFGEMNQIPVLNVHMDNLETIHAGIDTIGATLGVPAKAAELRARIDADLDALRGALKPHPRKKVLIVLGRERGDLTNLQTVGGSSFISELVEAAGGDNIYKSAAQPYLEASKETILLEAPDAILEIQAGKSLTTNQTQALYNDWRFMDTVPAVKNGAIYYVTESHAMRPGPRIADVAKIIARKLYFEAELPE; encoded by the coding sequence ATGTTTAAACCCTTATTGCGCACCGTATGCCCCTGTGTCTGCCTGGTACCGCTGCTTGCCGCCATCTTGTCCGCCTGTGGCGGCGCGTCGGGCGGAAAGGGCATCGTCTCCCTGGCGCCCAACCTCACGGAAACCATATTTGCCCTCGGTGAGGGTGACCGCCTCGTCGGCGTCAGTGATTTTGACGACTACCCCGTCGCCGTGAAAAACCTCCCCAGAGTCGGTGGCTATATCGACCCCGATCTGGAGCAGCTCTCACTTCTGTCGCCCGCTCTTATCATCGTTCCGGGACAGCACGAACAGGTGACTTCTTTCGGCGAAATGAACCAGATCCCGGTACTCAACGTACACATGGACAATCTGGAGACCATCCACGCCGGCATCGACACCATCGGCGCCACCCTGGGCGTACCGGCGAAGGCGGCGGAGCTCCGGGCCAGAATCGACGCGGACCTCGACGCGCTTCGAGGGGCCCTGAAGCCCCATCCCCGGAAGAAAGTACTCATCGTCCTCGGCCGCGAACGGGGCGACCTGACCAACCTCCAGACGGTGGGGGGCAGTTCGTTCATCTCCGAGTTGGTCGAGGCAGCGGGCGGCGACAACATCTATAAGAGTGCCGCTCAGCCTTATCTGGAGGCCTCCAAGGAGACCATCCTCCTCGAAGCACCGGATGCGATCCTGGAGATTCAGGCGGGAAAAAGTCTCACCACGAACCAGACTCAGGCGCTCTACAACGACTGGCGCTTCATGGACACGGTGCCCGCCGTGAAGAACGGCGCGATCTACTACGTCACCGAGTCCCACGCCATGCGACCCGGTCCCCGCATCGCCGATGTGGCCAAGATTATTGCGCGCAAGCTTTATTTCGAGGCAGAATTACCGGAATGA
- a CDS encoding NUDIX hydrolase, with product METWTQQQTIYDGKIFRVRVGEVSLEDGTVAQREIVEHGGGVGIIPFTGNSVIFVRQYRIAIGKTILEMPAGKREGDEPPADCGMRELIEETGLRAGRLIPAGAVYASVGYCSELIHVFLALDLEHVGQDLDHEERIELVEMPIEEVRTALREHRFDDAKTVVGLYALFQYLDAAKS from the coding sequence TTGGAAACCTGGACCCAACAGCAAACCATTTATGACGGCAAAATCTTTCGCGTGCGCGTGGGTGAGGTCTCCCTGGAAGACGGAACCGTCGCCCAGCGTGAAATTGTGGAGCACGGAGGCGGCGTGGGGATTATCCCGTTCACCGGAAACTCCGTTATTTTTGTGCGCCAGTACCGCATCGCCATCGGCAAGACCATTCTGGAGATGCCCGCGGGTAAACGCGAGGGCGACGAGCCCCCGGCGGATTGCGGCATGCGCGAGCTCATCGAAGAGACCGGATTGCGCGCGGGCCGGTTGATCCCCGCGGGTGCGGTCTACGCCAGCGTGGGCTACTGCTCGGAACTCATCCATGTTTTTTTGGCCCTGGACCTCGAACATGTCGGCCAGGACCTCGACCACGAAGAGCGCATCGAACTCGTCGAAATGCCCATCGAAGAAGTTCGCACCGCTCTGCGGGAGCACCGCTTCGACGACGCCAAGACCGTCGTCGGGCTGTATGCGCTCTTTCAATACCTCGACGCAGCAAAGTCCTGA